The following proteins come from a genomic window of Paramicrobacterium humi:
- a CDS encoding PadR family transcriptional regulator → MRIGKDLVAATATPLVLGILADGESYGYAILQRVSELSDGELEWSDGMLYPLLHRLERLGYIESSWGEAPNGRRRKHYRLRPDGAAALAEQRRQWTVVNRSLDRVWSGRGRSGDAAIAFGGA, encoded by the coding sequence ATGCGCATCGGCAAGGACCTCGTCGCGGCGACCGCGACACCGCTCGTTCTCGGCATCCTCGCCGACGGCGAATCGTACGGCTACGCGATCCTGCAGCGCGTGAGCGAGCTCTCCGACGGCGAACTCGAGTGGAGCGACGGGATGCTGTACCCGCTGCTGCACCGGCTCGAGCGCCTCGGCTACATCGAATCCTCGTGGGGTGAGGCGCCGAACGGGCGGCGCCGCAAGCACTACCGACTGCGCCCGGACGGCGCGGCGGCCCTCGCCGAGCAGCGCCGCCAGTGGACGGTCGTGAACCGCTCGCTCGACCGCGTCTGGTCGGGCCGAGGCCGCTCTGGCGACGCCGCGATCGCGTTCGGGGGTGCGTGA
- a CDS encoding DUF2249 domain-containing protein, with translation MKQSISLNSTDSHGHSCACGEADEALPELDVQTIPHAVRHAAIFGALESLAPHSGMIISATHNPLPLLAQVEQRHAGRFVSTYLDEGPERWRIKFVRTDAE, from the coding sequence ATGAAGCAGTCCATCTCTCTGAACTCCACCGATTCCCACGGGCACTCCTGCGCGTGCGGCGAGGCAGACGAGGCGCTTCCCGAACTCGACGTGCAGACGATCCCGCACGCCGTGCGCCACGCGGCGATCTTCGGGGCGCTCGAGTCGCTCGCTCCGCACAGCGGGATGATCATCTCGGCGACGCACAACCCGCTGCCGCTGCTGGCGCAGGTCGAGCAGCGCCACGCCGGCCGCTTCGTGTCGACCTACCTCGACGAGGGCCCGGAGCGCTGGCGCATCAAGTTCGTGCGCACCGACGCCGAGTGA
- a CDS encoding DUF1801 domain-containing protein, with protein MAEIKTKPTDASVEEFLDAAAPARRRADGHALDRLMREVTGAEPVMWGPSIVGYGSYRYVSPSNPRTQGDWPKVGFSPRKAALSLYGLKDRPEGAALLPSLGRYREGAGCVYVTTLDDIDEQVLRRLIAIAWERTDADGAG; from the coding sequence ATGGCCGAGATCAAGACGAAGCCGACGGATGCTTCGGTCGAGGAGTTCCTCGACGCGGCAGCTCCCGCGCGCCGCCGCGCCGACGGGCACGCCCTCGATCGCCTCATGCGCGAGGTCACGGGTGCCGAGCCCGTGATGTGGGGGCCGTCGATCGTCGGCTACGGCTCGTACCGCTACGTCTCCCCGTCGAACCCGCGCACGCAGGGCGACTGGCCGAAGGTCGGCTTCTCGCCGCGCAAGGCGGCGCTCTCGCTGTACGGCCTGAAGGACCGCCCCGAGGGCGCCGCGCTGCTTCCGAGCCTCGGGCGCTACCGGGAGGGCGCTGGCTGCGTGTACGTGACGACCCTCGACGACATCGACGAGCAGGTGCTGCGCCGGCTCATCGCGATCGCGTGGGAGCGCACCGACGCCGACGGCGCCGGCTGA